In Candidatus Methylomirabilota bacterium, the DNA window TCGTATCGTTTCCCCATTTGTCGGCCGCCCTCCCTTTTAGGCCCGCCTCACTTCCGCTGCACCAGCTGCTGCACCAAACCTGTCCGCAAGTGGCCGTTTCGTGTCCTCATCACTCTGAGCGCTCGTTGACCGAACCGCGCGAGAAGTCGCGAAAATACGAGGGAGAAAGGTGGTGGCCCCAACGGGATTCGAACCCGTGTTTCAGCCTTGAGAGGGCCGTGTCCTAGGCCTCTAGACGATGGGGCCGCTGAGCTGGAGCGACTAAAATGGCTGGGGGAGGAGGGCTCGAACCCCCATTACCAGGGCCAGAACCTGGCGTCCTACCATTAGACGATCCCCCACCACCGAGTGGTCATTCTACGCGGGGCGTCGGAGGGCGTCAACCCCGCCAGAGAACCGATGACGCGATGACAAGCCAGTATTCATGCGGGTTGTCACCACATTCGGACGACAAGTTGTCACCACGTCTGAAACGATGCCCAAAGCAACGACAACGCGCTCCCAGAGCGGCTTGTCATCGTGTCATCGGTCTGCGCGAGCCGTTTCAGCGGACGGCGGACTTGAGCAAGCGGCTGGGCTTGAAGCGCGGCGCCTTGGTCGCGGGGATGCGGATCACCTTGCCGGTGCGCGGGTTCCGGCCGTTCCGCTCGGCGCGGCGGGTGACCATGAACGTGCCGAAGCCGCCGAGGGTCACCTTCCGGCCCTTCCGGAGCGAGTCGAAGACGCAATCGACGAACGCGTTGAGGGCGCGTTCCGAGGACACCTTCGAGCCGGCGGAGGCCTTCGCCATGGCGGTGACGAGATCGGCCTTGGTCACAGGCCACTTCTACTCGACGCGAGTCGGCGAAGTCAAGTGAGCGACCGGTCCGAGCGTCGAGCGCTCACGCGAGGAGCTGCTCCACCCCGCGTAGCAGCGCCTCCGCGGTGAACGGCTTCGCGAGGACGGGCGCCTTCGTCTCCTCCAGGAACTTCCACGCGTCGGGATTCGCGGTGTCGCCCGTCACGAACAGGAAGCGGCCGGTCAGCTCGGGCCGCGCGACGGTGGCCGCGCGATAGAACTCCTCGCCGCTGCCGTCGGGCATGCGCATGTCCGACACGATGAGGTCGTAGCCCGTCGTGTGCACACGCTCCAGGGCCGGTCGGCCACCGTCCGAGACGTCCACCCGCCAGCCGGTCTGCGTCAGCAGCGTCGTGACCAGATCCACGATGTCGAGCTCGTCCTCGACCACGAGGGCGTGGCGGCCGGCGCCGATCGAGCGGGGCGCGGCGGCGCCGGGAGCGGCCGGCTCTGCCGCCGCGCGGCGGCGGCCGACGGCCGGGAGCTCGACGGTGAAGACGGTATGGCCGGGGCGGCTCTCGGCGACGAGGCGACCGCCGTGCTGCTCCACGATGCCGTAGGACACGCTGAGGCCGAGCCCGGTGCCCTTGCCCACCGGCTTGGTGGTGAAGAACGGATCGAAGATCCGCGGCAGCACCTCGGGCGGGATGCCGGGGCCGTTGTCGCCCACCTCCACCACCGTCCGCTCGGCGCCGCCGTCGGCGCGGGCGCGCGTGCGGACCCAGATCCGACCACCCGCCTGGCTCCCGAGAATGGCCTGCTCGGCGTTCAGGACGAGGTTCAGGAAGACCTGCTGGAGCTGATGGGCATCTCCCGACGCGTAGAGCGGCTGCACCTCGTGCTCGACGTCGAGGCCGATGCTCGACAGGCGAAGCTGGGCCGTGCGCAGGTCCAGGATCTGCCCCACGATGTGCGTCACGTCCACCGGACCGCGCGTGGGCTCGCGCTGGCGCGAGAAGAGGAGGAGCCCCTGGACGATCTTCGCCATCCGATCGCCCTGGGAGACGATCAGCTCGACCGGGCGGCGGATGTCGGGCGGCAGGTCCTTGGTGAGCATGAGCTGGCCGTGCCCGATCACGACCGAGAGCGGGTTGTTCAGCTCGTGGGCGACGCCGGACACGAGCTGGCCCACCGCCGAGAGCTTGGCCACCTGGACGAGCTGCGCCTGCGTCTCCTGAAGCTCCCGGAGATGGGCCTCGAGCCGCTCGTAGAGCCGGCTGTGCTCGATGGCGAGCGCGGCCGGCGCGGCGAGGATCGTAAGCTGCTCGAGGTCGGCCTCGGTGTAGCGCCGGGCGGGGTCGTGCACCCCGACCGACAGCGCTCCGATCACCTCGTCGCGGATCAGGAGCGGACAGGCGATCACCGCGTGAACGGGCCGCTCGCCCTGGCGCTCGATCACGTAGGCGAGGCGCTCGGGCCATGCCTGATAGTCGTTGACGAGCACGGTCTCCCGGCGGCTGGCCGCCAGCCCGAGCCCGCCCGACCCGAGCGGGATCTCGACACCGGCCTCGCCCTCGAAGAGGCGGTAGCCGGCGCGAATGACGAGGGTGTCGCCGCTCTCGGACATGAGGGCGACGGTGGCGCGGTCGGAGTCGAGCAGCTCGGCGGCCTTGCGGGCGATGAGGCTGAGCCGGTCCTCGAGGCTGAAGGATCCGAGGAT includes these proteins:
- a CDS encoding HU family DNA-binding protein; translation: MTKADLVTAMAKASAGSKVSSERALNAFVDCVFDSLRKGRKVTLGGFGTFMVTRRAERNGRNPRTGKVIRIPATKAPRFKPSRLLKSAVR